One window of the Prionailurus bengalensis isolate Pbe53 chromosome E1, Fcat_Pben_1.1_paternal_pri, whole genome shotgun sequence genome contains the following:
- the FSCN2 gene encoding fascin-2 — protein MPTNGLHQVLKIQFGLVNDTDRYLTAESFGFKVNASAPSLKRKQMWVLEPDPGQGPAVLFRSSHLGRYLSAEEDGRVACEAERPGRDCRFLVLPQPDGRWVLRSEPHGRFFGGTEDRLSCFATAISPAELWTVHLAIHPQAHLLSVSRRRYAHLCPQEDEMVADSDTPWGVGALITLIFQNRQYCLRSCDSRYLRSDGRLVWEPEPRARYTLEFKAGKLAFKDCDGRYLAPVGPTATLRAGRNTRPGKDELFDLEESHPQVVLVAANHRYVSVRQGVNVSANQDEELHHETFLMQIDQETKKCTFYSSTGGYWTLVTHGGIQATATQVSASTMFEVEWRGRRVALKASNGRYVCMKKNGQLAATSDFVGEDEEFILKLINRPILVLRGLDGFVCHRRGSNQLDTNRSVYDVFRLSFSDGAYHIRGRGGGFWYTGSHGSVCSDGERAEDFLFEFRERGRLAIRARSGKYLRGGASGLLRADADAPAGVALWEY, from the exons ATGCCCACCAACGGCCTGCACCAGGTGCTGAAGATCCAGTTTGGCCTGGTCAACGACACCGACCGCTACCTGACAGCCGAGAGCTTCGGCTTCAAGGTCAACGCCTCGGCACCCAGCCTCAAGCGGAAGCAGATGTGGGTGCTGGAGCCGGACCCGGGGCAGGGCCCGGCCGTGCTGTTCCGCAGCAGCCACCTGGGCCGCTACCTGTCAGCCGAGGAGGACGGGCGCGTGGCCTGCGAGGCGGAGCGGCCGGGTCGTGACTGCCGCTTCCTGGTCCTGCCGCAGCCCGACGGGCGCTGGGTGCTGCGGTCGGAGCCCCACGGCCGCTTCTTCGGTGGCACCGAGGACCGGCTGTCCTGCTTCGCCACGGCCATCTCCCCGGCCGAGCTGTGGACCGTACACCTGGCCATCCACCCGCAGGCCCACCTGCTGAGCGTCAGCCGCAGGCGCTACGCGCACCTGTGCCCGCAGGAGGACGAGATGGTGGCGGACAGCGACACGCCGTGGGGCGTGGGCGCGCTCATCACCCTCATCTTCCAGAACCGGCAGTACTGCCTCAGGTCCTGTGACAGCCGCTACCTGCGCAGCGACGGCCGCCTCGTGTGGGAGCCCGAGCCCCGAGCCCGCTACACGCTGGAGTTCAAGGCGGGCAAGCTGGCCTTCAAGGACTGTGATGGCCGCTACCTGGCGCCCGTGGGCCCCACTGCCACGCTCAGGGCGGGTCGCAACACGAGGCCCGGCAAGGACGAGCTCTTCGACCTGGAGGAGAGTCACCCGCAGGTGGTGCTGGTGGCCGCCAACCACCGCTACGTGTCCGTGCGGCAAG GGGTCAACGTCTCAGCCAACCAAGACGAGGAACTGCATCATGAGACCTTCCTGATGCAAATTGACCAGGAGACAAAGAAGTGTACCTTCTATTCCAGCACGGGGGGCTACTGGACCCTGGTCACCCATGGGGGCATCCAGGCCACGGCCACACAAGT TTCGGCCAGCACCATGTTTGAGGTGGAGTGGCGCGGCCGGCGGGTGGCACTCAAGGCTAGCAATGGGCGCTACGTGTGCATGAAGAAGAATGGGCAGCTGGCGGCCACCAGCGATTTTGTGG GTGAGGACGAGGAGTTCATCCTCAAGCTCATCAACCGCCCCATCCTCGTGCTGCGGGGCCTGGACGGCTTCGTCTGCCACCGTCGTGGCTCCAACCAGCTGGACACCAACCGCTCGGTCTACGACGTCTTCCGCCTGAGCTTCAGCGACGGCGCCTACCACATCCGAG gccgtGGCGGCGGCTTCTGGTACACCGGCAGCCACGGCAGCGTGTGCAGCGACGGCGAGCGCGCCGAGGACTTCCTCTTCGAGTTCCGCGAGCGCGGCCGCCTGGCCATCCGCGCCCGGAGCGGCAAGTACCTGCGCGGCGGCGCCTCGGGGCTCCTGCGCGCGGACGCGGACGCTCCCGCCGGGGTGGCTCTCTGGGAGTACTGA